A region from the Lolium perenne isolate Kyuss_39 chromosome 4, Kyuss_2.0, whole genome shotgun sequence genome encodes:
- the LOC127297050 gene encoding nodulin homeobox, translating into MIDMISVIEELSGLTTRELGEMLKESESFVLQSKADDGGPKQVDMEKLVSSLPLHLLAVCLDLGRGSDLTYVLRGMRFLHSLSELATRHTRLEQVLLDDVKLSEQVMDLIFFVLSILSHWKKENHLGASPFIHTSLVAASLHLLTSYFSSQWHELVHILLAHPKVDIFMDVAFDSLHEDMRILSARLLTYDTKAFSAGPFDSQLTHFICQQCEASLQFLLLLCQQKLFRDRILKNKELCRNGGILSLSLTILKLGVPECLKGSMDIASSISRLKAKILSILLQLCEAESISYLDEVATLEKSMELGQTLALEVLDLLKTAFGRKQKPAASSHHKNYPMGSVLISALRLVDVFSDDSNFRSSFITNTIPFLTQILATPHDDFVSSWCSVNLPVMEDDANLDYDPFGAAELALAAASNMLTEAKANYSCPFRSISMPSIAYAQTRTSCVVKIIANLHVFVPNICEEQERDLFLQKFQKYLLSESPRPSLDHPASNEATTVCRNLGSLSHYAKSLIPNNLLNEEDVQLLSEFAYKLQLWCKSQVGQRTLQVAKSDTSSQMKEDQQLVQQPLPTSANITSVPDSNTDNPPQVVKNIEESTATPSKQEGNARDETPRNRASVNGGLLQNSVGQNLIHLGVARTAMPCYPGASAATSMEVKRCKSADHFRTPETTKGSGLWDDDDERRPKRKKRTIMNDEQVNEIENALVDEPEMHKSATSLQAWAEKLSGQGSEITSSQLKNWLNNRKAKLARIAKERGGPYDGENADKPSTPASSSPSSPSGDSSESAGEESYLPPSRVLRHIQGARAMTPDTSEPITQAELNQNIMTNRPFTRSFSFEPGRLVLLIDNEGNEIGRGEIFQVEGRAQGKSLLESHICIIDVTELKIEKWRELPHPSEASGRTFQEAESMHGGVMRVAWDVVRLAPVLL; encoded by the exons ATGATAGACATGATTTCTGTTATTGAAGAGCTTAGTGGGCTAACGACGAGGGAACTTGGTGAGATGCTGAAGGAGTCTGAGAGTTTTGTCTTGCAGTCCAAGGCAGACGATGGAGGTCCAAAGCAG GTCGACATGGAAAAGCTTGTGTCATcgcttcctcttcatcttcttgctGTATGTTTGGATCTCGGAAGAGGTTCAGATTTGACATATGTGCTTCGTGGCATGCGCTTTTTGCATAGTTTATCTGAGCTAGCAACTCGCCACACTAGGCTGGAGCAG GTTCTTCTGGATGATGTGAAATTATCTGAACAAGTCATGGACCTGATATTCTTTGTGCTATCCATTCTTTCCCACTGGAAGAAG GAAAATCATCTTGGCGCTTCTCCCTTCATACATACCTCACTTGTAGCAGCAAGTCTTCATCTGTTGACAAGTTACTTTTCATCTCAGTGGCATGAACTTGTTCATATCCTTCTTGCACATCCAAAG GTTGATATATTTATGGATGTAGCCTTCGATAGTCTGCATGAGGATATGAGGATACTGAGTGCCAGGCTATTAACATATGACACCAAAGCCTTTTCTGCTGGTCCTTTTGACTCACAACTCACTCACTTCATATGCCAACAGTGCGAAGCGTCATTGCAATTTCTTTTGTTGCTGTGCCAGCAGAAGTTGTTCCGAGATCGTATTTTGAAAAACAAG GAGCTCTGTAGAAATGGAGGTATATTGTCACTCTCTCTTACTATATTAAAGTTAGGTGTTCCAGAATGTCTGAAAGGATCAATGGATATTGCTTCTTCCATTTCCAGATTGAAGGCTAAAATCCTTTCCATT TTGCTACAACTGTGTGAAGCTGAAAGTATTTCTTACCTTGATGAAGTCGCCACTTTAGAGAAGAGCATGGAACTGGGGCAAACCTTGGCACTGGAG GTTCTTGATTTACTGAAGACCGCATTTGGAAGAAAACAAAAACCTGCTGCCAGTTCCCATCATAAGAATTACCCCATGGGTTCTGTGCTTATCAGTGCCTTGCGTCTAGTTGATGTCTTTTCTGATGATTCAAACTTCAGATCTTCCTTCATAACTAATACT ATTCCCTTTCTGACCCAAATTTTGGCCACTCCTCATGATGACTTTGTTTCAAGTTGGTGCTCTGTCAATCTTCCAGTGATGGAAGATGATGCTAATCTGGATTATGATCCATTTGGTGCAGCTGAACTGGCACTTGCAGCTGCTTCAAATATGTTGACTGAAGCTAAAGCAAACTATTCATGCCCTTTTCGCTCTATCAGCATGCCTTCAATAGCATATGCACAGACAAGAACATCATGTGTGGTGAAAATAATAGCAAATTTGCATGTCTTTGTTCCAAACATATGTGAAG AGCAAGAACGAGATCTTTTTCTTCAGAAATTTCAGAAGTACTTGTTATCAGAGAGCCCCAGGCCATCATTGGACCATCCGGCATCTAATGAGGCAACTACAGTTTGTAGAAACTTGG GATCTTTGTCCCATTATGCTAAATCACTAATTCCAAATAACTTGTTAAACGAGGAAGATGTGCAATTATTAAG TGAATTTGCTTATAAGTTACAACTATGGTGTAAATCGCAAGTTGGACAGAGAACATTGCAG GTTGCAAAAAGTGACACGTCATCACAAATGAAGGAAGACCAACAACTGGTGCAGCAGCCCCTGCCAACAAGCGCTAATATTACTAGTGTTCCAGACTCTAATACTGATAACCCTCCGCAG GTTGTGAAAAACATTGAAGAGTCTACAGCAACACCCTCCAAGCAAGAGGGAAATGCTAGGGATGAGACTCCAAGAAACCGTGCCAGTGTAAATGGTGGGCTCCTGCAGAATTCAGTTGGCCAAAACCTAATCCATCTTGGTGTTGCGAGAACAGCTATGCCATGCTATCCCGGTGCTAGTGCTGCTACTAGTATGGAAGTCAAGCGCTGCAAAAGTGCAGATCATTTCAGAACACCAGAAACTACAAAAGGAAGTGGTCTatgggatgatgatgatgagaggCGACCTAAGAGAAAGAAGCGGACCATTATGAATGATGAGCAAGTAAATGAAATCGAGAATGCTCTAGTTGATGAGCCCGAGATGCATAAGAGTGCCACTTCACTTCAGGCATGGGCAGAGAAGTTGAGTGGGCAG GGTTCGGAAATAACATCATCACAACTAAAGAATTG GCTGAACAACAGAAAAGCTAAGCTCGCTCGGATTGCGAAAGAAAGAGGAGGGCCATATGATGGCGAGAATGCTGATAAGCCATCTACACCAGCTTCTTCTTCCCCCTCTTCCCCCTCTGGTGACTCCTCAGAAAGTGCTGGCGAGGAGAGCTACTTGCCACCTTCAAGGGTGCTAAGGCATATCCAAGGGGCAAGGGCAATGACCCCAGACACCAGTGAGCCAATTACACAGGCAGAGTTAAACCAGAACATCATGACGAACCGCCCTTTTACAAGATCATTCTCATTTGAGCCTGGTCGTCTTGTTTTGTTGATTGACAACGAAGGGAATGAAATTGGCAGGGGGGAGATCTTTCAAGTTGAGGGCAGGGCACAAGGGAAGAGCTTGCTTGAGAGTCACATTTGTATTATCGATGTCACCGAGCTTAAGATTGAGAAATGGAGGGAGCTTCCTCACCCCTCCGAGGCATCTGGAAGAACGTTCCAAGAGGCAGAATCGATGCATGGTGGCGTGATGAGGGTAGCGTGGGATGTTGTCAGGCTTGCTCCAGTGTTACTGTAA